The following are encoded in a window of Hevea brasiliensis isolate MT/VB/25A 57/8 unplaced genomic scaffold, ASM3005281v1 Scaf236, whole genome shotgun sequence genomic DNA:
- the LOC110660217 gene encoding auxin-responsive protein SAUR68-like, which produces MISPNKLIKLARKWQRTTAIRRKRISFPRICSNQNADCSTTSSIGKGNFVIYTNDHKRFTIPIAYLNNNIIKELLKMSEEVFGLPSGGPIELPCDAVFMEYMVSLIKRGLSKDIEKALLMSIESNCCSLSVGFHQGHTGQQLLISAY; this is translated from the coding sequence ATGATTAGCCCAAATAAGCTCATCAAATTAGCAAGAAAGTGGCAAAGGACAACTGCCATAAGGAGGAAAAGAATTTCTTTTCCTCGGATCTGTAGCAACCAGAATGCAGATTGTTCTACTACATCATCAATTGGTAAAGGAAATTTTGTTATCTACACCAATGATCATAAGCGATTTACTATTCCTATAGCATATCTCAACAATAATATCATCAAAGAGCTACTTAAGATGTCTGAAGAAGTGTTTGGGCTACCAAGTGGAGGTCCTATTGAATTGCCATGTGATGCTGTGTTCATGGAGTATATGGTTTCACTCATCAAAAGGGGTTTATCTAAAGACATAGAGAAAGCTTTGCTTATGTCCATAGAAAGCAATTGCTGCTCATTGTCTGTTGGTTTCCATCAAGGACATACAGGCCAACAATTGCTCATTTCTGCCTATTAA